Part of the Gallalistipes aquisgranensis genome, GCCGAGCACCACCACCGTATCGGCCGTGAGCAGTATCTCGTCCGGGGCCAGCGCCTCCGGATAGCTGCGCGACTTGAGCAGGGCCAGGTATTCCGGCACCTCCTCTGCGGGCAGGGTCTCCGGATACCGCTCCTCCACCTCGTAATCGCCTGCCAGCCGGTACTCCAGCCCGGCCCCGGAGAGCAGTTCGCGGCGACGGGGCGACCGGCTCGCCAGAATCAGACGTTTGTCTCTGAGTTTTTCGTGCAACAACATAGTTTATTTCTCACATTTTTTCGTACAATGCGCGGGGCACCGCCCTCAGCAGCAGCCCCACGGCCCGCCAGCGCGGCGTGACGTACTGCACCGCCCTGCGGCGCCGGACGGCCCGGAGAATGACTTCGGCGGCCCGGCGGGGTGAAGCGATCCAGAAATGGCCCTCGCCCTTCATCATGGCCGTATCGACCGAACCGGGCCGGACATCGGTCACCGCGACCGGTTCGCGCCGCTTGCAGGCCCGCTGGCGCAGTCCCTCCAGATAGTTGATCTGGTAGGCTTTCGAAGCGGCATAGGCCGGTGCCGGGCCGCTGCCCCGCAATCCCATCACGGAAGTGACGGCCACCAGGTGACCTCCTCCGCATCCGGCGAAATAGTTATAGACGAAACCGGCCAGCCGCGTGAAGGCCGCCACGTTCAAGGCCACCGTTTCGAGCTCCGGTTCCGCGTCGAGCTCCGGATTGAGGTGACCCGTTCCGGCACAGAGCACCACGAGACCGACCCCGTCCATCCGGTCGATCAACGCCCCGACACGCTCCGCCGCATCGGATGCCGCAGCATCGAACGCCGCCGTCACGTAACGCTCCGGCGATTCGGCCCGCAGCGTTCCGAGCAGGTCGGCCCGCCGGCCCGTCACCCCGACCAGGTATCCGTCGGCCGCCAGCAACCGGGCCAGTTCGCGCCCGATGCCGGAAGTGGCTCCGATCACCACGGCCCGCCTTTCCCGTCCCCCGCTCATCGTATCTCGATATCGAGCAGCCGCTCACCTTCGAGCGATGCGGTGATACGGTCGCCGGGAGAGAGCCTGCCCACGCCCACGGGAGTCCCCGTATAGATCAGGTCGCCCATCTTGAGAGTGACGAAATGAGAGACGTAGGAGACGATCCTGTCCACCGTAAAGATCATTTTCGAGGTGTCGCCCGCCTGCCGGGGCTCTCCGTTCAGTTCCATGTCGAAATGCAGCCGCTGCACGTCTCCGCCCAGTCCGGCCAGCGGCAGGAAACGGGGCGAAAGGGCGGCTGAATAGTCAAAACTCTTGCACACCTCCCACGGCAGCCCCTTCGCGACACACTCCCGCTGCAGGTCGCGGGCCGTGAAGTCGATTCCGAGCCCCACCTCCTCGTAATAACGGTGCGCGAAGCGCTCTTCGATGGTACGGCCCACCCGGCAGATACGCACCACCAGCTCCGTCTCGTACTGCAGGTCGCGGCTGAAATCGGGCAGGTAGAACGGCTCGTTGTTGCGCAGCAGGGCCGTGTCCGGCTTCATGAAGAAGATCGGTTCGGAAGGGATGTTCGAATTGCGGTCGAGTTCCCGGATATGTTCGACGTAATTTTTGCCGATACAAATGATTTTCATGGTTCTATTCGGTTTTCGGTGTTTCGGACGAGGCGAGGCGTTCGCGCAGCAGGGTCACCATGCGGGCGGCGAAACGGTCGGATGCCCCCGGTCCCCCTACCCGCTCGCGCAGGGCGGCATAGTCGGCGAGCATTTTCTCGTGCTTGGCGCCTCCGGGCAGCACGGCCCGCAGCTCTTCGGCGGCATGGCGTACCTCCATGTCGCCCTGTATCATCTCGCGCACCACCTCGCGGTCCATAATCAGGTTCACCAGCGAAATGTAGCGGATCGAACGGATCAGCAGGCGCCCGATGGCGATGGTCACCGATCCGGCCCGGTAGCAGACGAACTCGGGCGTACCCAGCAGGGCCGTCTCCAGGGTCGCCGTCCCGGAGGTCACCACGGCGGCCTCGGCATGGGCCAGCAGGGGGTAGGTCTTGTCGCAGACGTACTTCACGGGACTCTCCCCGCCCAGCACGGCGTCGTACAGGCTGCGGTCGAGCCACGATACGCCCCCCACCACGAACTGATAGCCGGGAAACTCCGCCGCCAGTTTCGCCATGAAGGGCAGGTTGTACCGGATTTCGGTCTTGCGGCTGCCGGCCAGCAGGGCCACGATCGGACGGTCGTCCAGTCCGTTTTCCGCAAGAAACGCCTCGCGGGAGGGAATCGAACGCTTCTGCTCCACCAGCACATCCTCGATGGGATTGCCCTCGTAGATCGCCTCGATTCCCCGGCGGCGGAAATACTCCACCTCGAAGGGGAAGATGATGAACAGCCTGTCCACGTACTTGCGGATCAGCTTCACGCGCGACTCCTTCCACGCCCACACTTTGGGCGAGATATAGTAGAAAGTGGGAATACCCGCCAGATGGGCGAACTTCGCCATCTTGAAATTGAAGCCCGGATAGTCAATCAGGATCAGCACGTCGGGGGCATAGGCGGCCACGTCGGCCTTGCACTCACGCAACTGGCCGAGGATCGTGGGCAGGTTCATCACCACCTCCACGAATCCCATGAACGAAGCGGTCTTGTAGTGCCGGGCCAGATTTCCGGCGCCGCCCACGGCCGCCATCTTG contains:
- a CDS encoding SDR family NAD(P)-dependent oxidoreductase, translating into MSGGRERRAVVIGATSGIGRELARLLAADGYLVGVTGRRADLLGTLRAESPERYVTAAFDAAASDAAERVGALIDRMDGVGLVVLCAGTGHLNPELDAEPELETVALNVAAFTRLAGFVYNYFAGCGGGHLVAVTSVMGLRGSGPAPAYAASKAYQINYLEGLRQRACKRREPVAVTDVRPGSVDTAMMKGEGHFWIASPRRAAEVILRAVRRRRAVQYVTPRWRAVGLLLRAVPRALYEKM
- a CDS encoding fumarylacetoacetate hydrolase family protein; translation: MKIICIGKNYVEHIRELDRNSNIPSEPIFFMKPDTALLRNNEPFYLPDFSRDLQYETELVVRICRVGRTIEERFAHRYYEEVGLGIDFTARDLQRECVAKGLPWEVCKSFDYSAALSPRFLPLAGLGGDVQRLHFDMELNGEPRQAGDTSKMIFTVDRIVSYVSHFVTLKMGDLIYTGTPVGVGRLSPGDRITASLEGERLLDIEIR
- the lpxB gene encoding lipid-A-disaccharide synthase, translated to MRYYLIAGEASGDLHGANLMKGLLRHDPQAQFRFWGGDKMAAVGGAGNLARHYKTASFMGFVEVVMNLPTILGQLRECKADVAAYAPDVLILIDYPGFNFKMAKFAHLAGIPTFYYISPKVWAWKESRVKLIRKYVDRLFIIFPFEVEYFRRRGIEAIYEGNPIEDVLVEQKRSIPSREAFLAENGLDDRPIVALLAGSRKTEIRYNLPFMAKLAAEFPGYQFVVGGVSWLDRSLYDAVLGGESPVKYVCDKTYPLLAHAEAAVVTSGTATLETALLGTPEFVCYRAGSVTIAIGRLLIRSIRYISLVNLIMDREVVREMIQGDMEVRHAAEELRAVLPGGAKHEKMLADYAALRERVGGPGASDRFAARMVTLLRERLASSETPKTE